Proteins from one Shewanella pealeana ATCC 700345 genomic window:
- the mutM gene encoding bifunctional DNA-formamidopyrimidine glycosylase/DNA-(apurinic or apyrimidinic site) lyase has product MPELPEVEVTRQGVSPYLIDNTVTDLIVRNPSLRWPVPEIAKQIIGQTIRNVRRRAKYLLIDTDAGTTIVHLGMSGSLRILPATTPAEKHDHIDLVLASGKALRFNDPRRFGAWLWCELPEQAHPLLSKLGPEPLTDAFNAPYLLESLANKKKAIKLCLMDNHIVVGVGNIYANEALFAAGIHPQAEAGKVDAERIEILVSEVKQILAGAIKQGGTTLKDFTNADGKPGYFAQKLHVYGRGGKTCTQCGHMLSEIKLGQRATVFCSLCQQR; this is encoded by the coding sequence ATGCCAGAACTCCCCGAAGTTGAAGTGACTCGACAAGGCGTATCCCCCTATCTCATCGACAACACAGTTACCGACTTAATCGTGCGTAATCCATCACTCAGATGGCCTGTGCCTGAGATAGCCAAACAGATCATCGGCCAGACGATTCGCAATGTGCGCCGCCGTGCTAAATACCTTCTTATCGATACCGATGCGGGCACCACCATTGTGCATCTGGGGATGTCGGGCAGCTTACGAATACTGCCTGCTACCACACCGGCAGAGAAACACGATCATATCGATCTGGTGCTAGCGAGTGGTAAAGCCCTGCGCTTTAACGACCCGAGACGCTTCGGTGCTTGGCTATGGTGTGAACTGCCTGAACAAGCCCATCCATTATTGTCAAAATTAGGCCCAGAACCTCTCACTGACGCTTTTAACGCTCCTTACCTATTAGAGAGTTTGGCCAATAAGAAGAAGGCCATAAAGCTGTGCTTAATGGACAATCATATCGTGGTTGGCGTAGGTAATATTTACGCTAACGAGGCGCTGTTTGCCGCTGGTATTCATCCGCAAGCAGAAGCAGGTAAAGTCGATGCCGAGCGTATCGAGATCTTAGTCAGTGAAGTAAAACAAATCTTGGCGGGCGCGATTAAACAGGGCGGTACAACACTTAAGGACTTTACCAATGCCGATGGTAAACCGGGCTACTTTGCCCAGAAGCTACATGTTTACGGCCGCGGCGGCAAAACCTGCACTCAGTGTGGCCACATGCTCAGTGAAATTAAACTCGGCCAACGGGCAACGGTTTTCTGTAGCTTGTGCCAGCAAAGATAA
- a CDS encoding TVP38/TMEM64 family protein: MKRFAKILSIITVLSLVIYAFQQGAFATVADSNWIADYLAEQGDKGLVVLFLIGAAYTSVGGPRQFMAFAFGFALGGIKGALIGSLSALLGCVITFYFARWVFRSSLKKRFQSKLTRLENLIIHRTILKMIMIRILPLSSNFLTNLVAGSTHISAWRFFTGSGIGFIPQMMVFSFAGAGVGLSDNTSLLISGGLFLCASIIAFYLYKTRLRQQISEIIEEK; the protein is encoded by the coding sequence ATGAAGCGTTTTGCGAAAATATTATCCATCATTACCGTGTTATCACTGGTTATATACGCGTTTCAACAAGGCGCGTTTGCTACCGTTGCCGATAGTAATTGGATTGCCGACTATTTAGCCGAGCAGGGTGATAAGGGGCTTGTGGTACTGTTCCTCATTGGCGCGGCTTATACCAGTGTTGGTGGACCAAGACAGTTTATGGCATTTGCCTTTGGCTTTGCATTGGGCGGTATAAAAGGCGCACTAATAGGTAGCCTATCCGCGCTACTTGGCTGCGTGATCACCTTTTATTTTGCGCGCTGGGTTTTTAGAAGTAGCTTAAAAAAGCGCTTTCAATCCAAATTAACGCGCTTAGAGAATTTGATCATTCACCGCACCATATTGAAGATGATCATGATCCGGATCTTGCCGCTCAGCAGCAATTTTCTCACTAATCTAGTGGCGGGCTCGACCCACATAAGTGCTTGGCGCTTTTTCACCGGTAGCGGCATAGGTTTTATCCCGCAAATGATGGTGTTTAGCTTTGCAGGAGCTGGGGTGGGTCTGTCTGATAACACCAGTCTGTTAATCAGTGGTGGCCTATTTTTGTGTGCATCAATAATTGCTTTTTATCTGTATAAGACTCGGCTAAGACAGCAGATCAGCGAGATTATTGAAGAGAAATAA
- a CDS encoding bifunctional molybdopterin-guanine dinucleotide biosynthesis adaptor protein MobB/molybdopterin molybdotransferase MoeA: protein MSIPFTNPLPIPVLGFCAYSGTGKTTLLKQLIPELNRRGVRLAVIKHAHHNFDVDIPGKDSYEMRKAGAKQMLVASHVRWALMTEDAKDGDPELPHLLKQIEADKVDIVLVEGFKKLELPKIELHRAAHGKPFIHTHDDNIQAIACCDDTELPSELRRLDINNVEQIADYVGEYIAAWKPCPIDLPMAPTCGCELDNSSTLSVRQGIDKILSYVNPISATESVELDELENRVLASDAISPVDVPQHTNSAMDGYAFKLNDQPDASYKMVGEVMAGHAYAGTIQAGEAVRIMTGAPVPAGADTIQLRELANEQDGEVRFEGEMSLGQHIRLAGEDIAQGATALAAHSRLHAAEQGLLASLGFGELPVFKRPKVAVFSTGDEVCQPGEPLKANCIFDSNRYTIKSMAKKLGCEVIDLGIIQDSEAALAQALKDGAAQADIVISSGGVSVGDADYIKTVLEQVGQINFWRINMRPGRPLAFGQIDDALFFGLPGNPVAVMVSFLQFVQPAIRKLAGEQNWAPTMVPAITDKPLRSRTGRTEFTRGMYHLGADGKLHVTTTGAQGSGMLSSMVKGNCLIVIGEKDDQLNPGDTVYIQPFADLL from the coding sequence ATGAGCATACCTTTTACTAATCCGTTACCTATTCCTGTACTCGGATTCTGTGCCTACAGTGGCACAGGCAAGACCACATTATTGAAGCAATTAATCCCAGAGCTTAATCGCCGCGGTGTGCGACTCGCAGTCATTAAGCATGCTCATCATAACTTCGATGTCGATATTCCCGGTAAAGATAGCTACGAGATGCGTAAAGCAGGCGCAAAGCAGATGCTGGTTGCTTCTCATGTACGCTGGGCGTTAATGACCGAAGACGCCAAAGATGGCGACCCTGAACTACCACATTTGCTAAAACAGATAGAAGCCGACAAGGTCGATATCGTCCTCGTTGAAGGTTTCAAAAAGCTCGAACTCCCCAAGATAGAACTGCACCGCGCCGCTCACGGCAAGCCTTTCATCCACACTCATGATGACAATATCCAAGCTATCGCCTGCTGTGATGACACCGAGCTACCAAGCGAACTACGCCGTTTAGATATCAACAATGTAGAGCAAATCGCCGACTACGTTGGTGAATACATTGCCGCGTGGAAGCCTTGCCCAATCGATCTACCTATGGCACCCACTTGTGGCTGCGAACTGGATAACAGCAGTACGCTGTCAGTGCGCCAAGGTATCGACAAGATCCTATCTTACGTCAACCCAATCAGCGCGACAGAGTCTGTCGAGCTCGATGAGCTTGAGAACCGCGTATTAGCTAGCGATGCCATCTCTCCGGTTGACGTGCCACAACACACCAATTCAGCGATGGACGGTTACGCGTTTAAATTAAATGACCAGCCAGACGCCTCATACAAGATGGTTGGCGAAGTGATGGCCGGCCATGCTTATGCTGGCACTATCCAAGCGGGCGAAGCGGTACGCATTATGACTGGCGCACCAGTGCCAGCAGGTGCAGATACTATTCAGCTACGTGAGCTTGCCAACGAGCAGGACGGTGAAGTTCGTTTCGAAGGTGAGATGAGCCTAGGGCAACACATTCGCCTAGCTGGTGAAGACATTGCCCAAGGCGCAACAGCCTTAGCCGCACATTCACGCCTACACGCCGCCGAACAAGGCCTGTTAGCCTCATTAGGTTTTGGTGAGTTACCGGTATTTAAGCGTCCAAAAGTAGCCGTATTTTCAACAGGCGACGAAGTTTGTCAGCCAGGCGAGCCGTTAAAAGCCAACTGCATTTTCGACTCTAACCGCTACACCATTAAATCGATGGCGAAGAAGTTAGGCTGTGAAGTGATCGATTTAGGCATCATTCAAGATTCAGAAGCCGCACTAGCGCAAGCGCTAAAAGATGGCGCAGCACAGGCCGATATCGTCATCAGTTCAGGCGGTGTATCTGTTGGTGACGCCGACTATATCAAGACGGTACTAGAGCAAGTGGGCCAGATAAACTTCTGGCGTATCAACATGCGCCCGGGTCGCCCGTTAGCTTTCGGTCAAATCGATGATGCATTATTCTTCGGTTTACCGGGTAACCCAGTAGCGGTTATGGTGTCGTTCTTACAGTTTGTGCAGCCAGCGATTCGTAAACTTGCAGGCGAACAGAACTGGGCACCGACTATGGTGCCAGCAATTACCGACAAGCCACTGCGCAGCCGTACAGGCCGCACAGAATTTACCCGTGGCATGTATCACTTAGGTGCTGACGGCAAGCTACATGTAACCACAACCGGTGCTCAGGGCTCAGGGATGCTTAGCTCTATGGTAAAAGGAAACTGTCTCATCGTGATTGGCGAGAAAGATGATCAGTTAAATCCAGGTGACACAGTTTACATTCAACCTTTTGCCGACCTCCTTTAG
- a CDS encoding DUF2806 domain-containing protein has translation MEFPGEKLVIKMWETLTEKGIGSALQPWHEKRLGEAKNQVRRNEIIMLAEAEKMAADIKAGRLKPIDTTTPLISVSAQERIEPTISLPDIAITAANINVSETIRKEVNVSKAVLAAENILANEEQEVPTQNVEDDWLYSWRENAGKVSSEELQDLWGRILAGEIKNPGSYSFRTMEFLKGLSKDEAELISKLAQFVVDGSIFRHKDTFLEQSGISFNTLLFLQEIGVVAGVEATGLHVTWNSLLPNSYMKALVSNNKVIVLEHDDVNKKADAGVYQLTSVGRQVLALASFGSRDDYLLSIAQDYVKKGYKVKLGDWRPLNATRGQILNPQEVKV, from the coding sequence GTGGAATTTCCAGGCGAAAAGTTAGTTATAAAAATGTGGGAGACTCTAACTGAAAAAGGAATTGGTTCAGCGCTGCAACCTTGGCATGAAAAACGTCTAGGAGAAGCAAAAAATCAGGTAAGGCGTAATGAGATTATAATGTTGGCTGAAGCTGAAAAAATGGCTGCCGATATAAAAGCGGGTAGATTGAAACCTATTGACACAACTACTCCACTAATTAGTGTGTCTGCGCAAGAAAGAATAGAGCCAACTATTAGCCTTCCCGATATAGCAATTACAGCTGCCAATATTAATGTTTCAGAAACCATTAGGAAAGAAGTTAACGTAAGTAAAGCCGTCCTTGCTGCCGAGAACATATTGGCTAATGAAGAGCAGGAAGTTCCAACTCAAAATGTAGAAGATGATTGGTTGTACTCATGGAGAGAAAATGCCGGTAAAGTCTCATCGGAAGAATTACAGGATCTTTGGGGGCGAATTTTAGCGGGAGAAATTAAAAACCCGGGTAGTTACTCTTTTAGAACAATGGAGTTTCTAAAAGGATTATCTAAAGACGAGGCTGAATTAATTAGTAAGCTTGCGCAATTTGTAGTTGACGGTTCAATTTTTCGGCATAAAGATACTTTCCTAGAGCAAAGTGGCATTAGCTTTAATACATTGTTATTTTTACAAGAAATTGGTGTCGTTGCTGGTGTGGAAGCTACAGGTTTACATGTAACGTGGAATTCTTTATTACCTAATAGCTATATGAAAGCATTAGTATCTAACAATAAGGTAATAGTGTTAGAGCATGATGATGTTAATAAAAAAGCTGATGCAGGGGTATACCAATTAACTAGTGTGGGTAGGCAAGTATTAGCCTTGGCTTCATTTGGTTCAAGAGACGACTATTTACTTTCTATTGCCCAAGATTATGTAAAAAAAGGCTATAAAGTAAAGTTAGGAGATTGGCGGCCTTTGAATGCAACACGAGGTCAAATTCTAAACCCTCAAGAAGTTAAAGTTTAA
- the mobA gene encoding molybdenum cofactor guanylyltransferase MobA, whose translation MAAQVDAVILAGGMARRMGGNDKGLVELLNRPMIEHAIERIKPQVKEILINANRNQNRYSEFGFKVFSDQDSGYLGPLAGMITAMSNTDAEYLLVVPCDCPLLPTDLVARMLAKLTAEDAELAVASDGKREQPVVMLLKPSLRESMKAFLDAGERKIDFWYAKHHYVVAEFSDQPNAFVNVNTPEQKQQLGEAIANEENH comes from the coding sequence ATGGCAGCACAAGTTGATGCAGTAATCCTTGCAGGCGGTATGGCCAGACGCATGGGTGGAAACGATAAAGGTTTAGTCGAACTGCTAAACCGCCCCATGATAGAACATGCAATCGAGCGGATAAAACCTCAAGTTAAGGAGATCCTGATCAACGCAAATCGAAACCAAAACCGTTATTCTGAGTTTGGTTTTAAGGTGTTCAGCGACCAAGATTCAGGCTATTTAGGCCCATTGGCTGGCATGATCACCGCGATGAGCAATACCGATGCGGAATATTTATTAGTGGTTCCTTGCGATTGCCCACTGTTACCGACAGATTTAGTCGCTAGAATGCTAGCGAAATTAACGGCTGAAGACGCCGAACTTGCAGTAGCAAGCGACGGTAAACGAGAGCAACCTGTAGTCATGTTGCTAAAGCCGAGTTTACGCGAGTCTATGAAGGCATTTTTAGATGCCGGTGAACGCAAAATCGATTTTTGGTATGCCAAGCATCACTATGTCGTCGCTGAGTTTTCCGATCAGCCAAATGCGTTTGTAAACGTGAACACACCAGAACAAAAGCAGCAGCTAGGCGAAGCCATAGCTAATGAAGAAAATCACTAG
- a CDS encoding capsule assembly Wzi family protein has translation MLKFIQFHTVRFLSILALIFSGASIAAPWVDTSDIYLRADIQALADAGVITVPVNTYPLMWSGIGGDLAKVEPSTLTPGLVEAFSRVNYYYRNAVDNRGNISLKMAAASDPARFQHFGSDYREQGEATASYEYLGERFAYKVSASANYDPADDEEFRFDDSYLAMALGNWMFTFGAVEQWWGPGFDSALHKSNNARPMPSLMLSRNNAQAFETPWLSWMGPWTLTAGVSMFEEDRYAPNTLLWNVRGSIRPFRQLELGLSWTTQFCGDGQECTWESAFKSITGQRDCRADNVDEVGCSNYGNQMAGYDIRFSDTWYNVPFGVYYERTCEDAKSSAPWDIVDCSKLFGADTRFNLDGQQYKVFLEYTDTMVACGEDQNAFNCFYEHSTYKSGSRYYDRALGSTYDSDANVYVLGLIGQFANSRGFTSLLRYAQLNKDGKSPSHGWAPQPLKEDLLMLELSYRMPFWYGMMSVGGTVSQSEFEVQENDTNATVFGTYEYKF, from the coding sequence ATGCTTAAGTTTATCCAGTTTCATACTGTTAGATTCTTATCGATTTTAGCCTTAATCTTCTCAGGGGCCAGTATTGCTGCGCCTTGGGTCGATACCTCTGACATCTATTTGAGAGCCGATATTCAGGCACTTGCCGATGCTGGCGTTATTACCGTCCCGGTGAATACCTATCCGCTAATGTGGTCGGGAATTGGTGGCGACTTGGCCAAGGTTGAGCCTTCGACCTTGACTCCTGGATTGGTCGAGGCTTTTTCGCGAGTCAATTATTACTATCGCAATGCGGTCGATAACCGTGGCAACATCAGCCTAAAAATGGCTGCAGCTAGTGACCCGGCGCGTTTTCAGCACTTTGGTTCAGACTATCGCGAGCAAGGCGAGGCAACGGCCTCTTACGAGTATTTAGGTGAGCGTTTTGCCTACAAGGTTTCAGCATCGGCGAATTATGATCCTGCAGATGATGAAGAGTTTCGTTTCGATGATTCTTACCTTGCCATGGCGTTAGGCAACTGGATGTTCACCTTTGGCGCCGTCGAGCAGTGGTGGGGACCGGGGTTTGACTCAGCGCTACACAAGTCGAATAACGCCAGACCCATGCCGTCACTCATGCTGAGCCGTAATAATGCTCAGGCATTTGAGACCCCTTGGCTTTCTTGGATGGGACCTTGGACACTTACCGCAGGTGTTAGCATGTTCGAGGAAGATCGATATGCTCCCAATACGCTGCTGTGGAACGTTAGAGGTTCGATTCGTCCATTTAGACAGCTAGAGTTAGGCTTATCGTGGACTACGCAATTTTGTGGCGATGGCCAAGAATGTACTTGGGAAAGTGCGTTTAAGTCGATCACAGGTCAGCGAGACTGCCGCGCCGATAACGTCGATGAAGTAGGTTGTTCTAATTACGGCAACCAGATGGCGGGATATGACATCCGCTTCAGCGATACTTGGTACAACGTGCCGTTCGGTGTGTACTACGAAAGAACTTGTGAAGATGCTAAGAGTTCGGCACCTTGGGATATCGTCGATTGCTCAAAGCTATTTGGTGCCGATACTCGTTTTAACTTAGATGGTCAGCAGTATAAGGTGTTCCTCGAGTACACAGATACCATGGTGGCTTGTGGTGAAGACCAAAACGCCTTCAACTGTTTCTACGAGCACTCAACTTACAAGAGTGGTTCACGTTATTATGACCGCGCGTTAGGCAGCACCTATGATAGCGATGCCAATGTGTATGTTTTAGGTTTGATTGGCCAGTTCGCCAATAGCAGAGGCTTTACTTCGCTGCTGCGCTACGCCCAACTGAATAAAGATGGTAAGAGCCCTAGTCACGGCTGGGCACCGCAACCTCTTAAAGAAGACCTGTTGATGCTAGAACTCAGCTATCGTATGCCATTTTGGTACGGCATGATGAGCGTTGGTGGCACAGTGTCTCAGTCAGAGTTTGAAGTGCAAGAAAATGACACCAATGCCACAGTATTTGGCACTTATGAATACAAGTTTTAA
- a CDS encoding Ig-like domain-containing protein gives MVPFSRIFALVFLSFILAACGGDDGDGPVCPSNVPCELINDNAAPTAAVIYEVSLTITDAEGNEISSISSVNPGKLVANVSGITEPTIVSFASTLGELPITTAVTDSDGNASVVIYAGNELGASSVTASLVSGEQDMAILVIGATNLEMGSGDPLQSGVAEVSTASLSAGGTASVSVMIVDEQGQPFNEAIDVFFSSGCSLLSTPLAEVSSPVMLVKGVATSTYLAKGCVGDDTINISANAGGINLFATGSINVLAAEKGSIVFVSATPSDIGILGSGRDESSTVLFKVLDTNGNPVSNAAVSFALNTQVGGLKIQPTTASTNGSGIVQTIVTSGTVATPVRVTASIDNSNPLLSSQSSTLVVSTGIPDQDSFSLSAEILNAEGWSYDGEQVKITARLADAFNNLAPDGTAVAFVTEGGAIGSSCFTANGECSVTWSSQNPRPLNGRATITATAIGEESFPDSNGNGRFDAAEMAAFLATDVAGRSNDMDEAFNDYNEDGSFNEDGLEELIDFNGDGAFTARDGIYNGVLCSDPVHSGCADGVSDSKSINVRDSLVLIMSGSTAFGSDLTVVDSSNDNGDSVLDLYGKETGQVSLIIKDINGQQMPAGTKVEISATAGTVVSKSSFVWPSTNAPGGLGFGILVKGEDTANTGALLIEVQTPNGVDTLVTTIPITIH, from the coding sequence ATGGTGCCCTTCAGTAGAATATTCGCTCTCGTCTTTTTAAGTTTCATATTAGCAGCTTGTGGTGGAGATGACGGTGATGGTCCGGTTTGTCCTTCAAATGTCCCCTGTGAATTAATCAACGATAACGCTGCGCCTACAGCGGCTGTGATTTACGAGGTTTCGTTAACCATTACCGATGCCGAGGGCAATGAGATCTCATCTATCTCTTCGGTCAATCCAGGTAAGCTGGTTGCTAATGTTAGCGGCATCACTGAACCGACTATCGTTAGCTTTGCTAGCACGCTAGGGGAGCTCCCTATTACCACGGCGGTTACCGACAGTGATGGCAATGCCAGTGTGGTTATCTACGCGGGTAACGAGTTAGGAGCGAGTTCGGTAACTGCGAGCCTTGTTTCTGGTGAACAAGATATGGCGATCTTAGTCATTGGTGCCACCAACTTAGAGATGGGTAGCGGTGACCCACTGCAGTCCGGTGTCGCAGAGGTGAGTACCGCTTCGCTATCGGCGGGCGGAACTGCAAGCGTGTCGGTGATGATTGTCGATGAACAAGGGCAGCCTTTCAATGAAGCTATAGATGTTTTCTTTAGCTCTGGTTGTTCGTTGCTGTCTACGCCATTAGCTGAGGTGAGTTCGCCGGTAATGTTAGTAAAGGGGGTCGCGACCAGTACTTATCTTGCAAAGGGCTGCGTTGGCGACGATACCATTAATATCAGTGCCAATGCCGGTGGCATCAATCTATTTGCCACTGGAAGTATTAATGTTCTAGCCGCAGAGAAGGGCAGTATTGTGTTTGTATCGGCGACACCGAGTGATATTGGCATTTTGGGCTCGGGCAGGGATGAGTCATCCACAGTGCTGTTTAAGGTGCTAGATACCAACGGTAATCCTGTCAGTAATGCTGCGGTGAGTTTTGCTTTGAATACCCAAGTTGGTGGGCTAAAAATTCAACCGACTACGGCAAGCACCAATGGCAGCGGTATAGTCCAAACCATAGTGACATCAGGTACAGTGGCCACACCTGTAAGGGTAACGGCAAGCATCGACAACAGTAATCCACTCCTATCGAGTCAGTCGAGCACCTTAGTGGTATCAACCGGGATCCCAGATCAAGATAGCTTTTCATTGTCTGCAGAGATATTAAATGCCGAGGGCTGGAGCTATGACGGCGAGCAGGTCAAGATCACTGCTAGGCTAGCGGATGCGTTTAATAATCTCGCACCAGACGGAACTGCTGTGGCCTTTGTCACCGAAGGTGGTGCTATCGGTTCTTCCTGTTTCACGGCTAATGGCGAGTGTAGCGTGACTTGGTCTAGCCAGAACCCACGCCCGCTAAATGGTCGGGCAACCATTACCGCCACAGCTATTGGTGAAGAGTCTTTCCCTGACTCTAATGGTAATGGTCGTTTCGATGCCGCTGAGATGGCCGCCTTTTTAGCAACGGATGTAGCAGGGCGCTCCAATGATATGGATGAAGCCTTTAACGATTACAACGAAGATGGCAGCTTCAATGAAGATGGGTTAGAAGAGTTAATAGACTTTAATGGTGACGGTGCATTTACCGCTAGAGATGGTATATATAACGGTGTGTTGTGTAGCGACCCGGTACATAGTGGTTGTGCCGATGGCGTCTCCGATTCTAAGTCGATTAATGTTCGAGATAGCCTAGTGCTGATCATGTCTGGAAGTACCGCATTTGGAAGTGACCTCACTGTTGTGGACAGCTCAAATGATAACGGCGACAGTGTCTTAGACCTATATGGTAAAGAGACGGGACAGGTTTCATTAATCATTAAAGATATCAATGGGCAACAGATGCCTGCTGGGACTAAGGTGGAGATCTCTGCTACGGCGGGAACGGTAGTGAGCAAGAGCAGCTTCGTTTGGCCTTCGACGAATGCGCCGGGAGGGCTTGGTTTTGGTATCTTGGTGAAGGGTGAAGACACCGCAAACACCGGAGCGCTGTTAATTGAGGTGCAAACGCCAAATGGTGTGGATACTTTGGTAACAACTATCCCAATCACCATTCATTAG
- a CDS encoding TIGR01621 family pseudouridine synthase, whose product MYRVIADERDFIVINKSAEVHFHSQDGNAGVVAQAEADLGIKLYAVHRLDTMTSGLIILAKSSSAAAEFTRMFSAHLVQKYYLALAKGKPKKKQGWVIGDMAKSRRSMHKLLRTTENPAITQFFSHSIAEGERLYLLKPHSGKTHQLRVALASIGVPILGDTLYGGLSADRGYLHAYSLHFDYLGQEYEFTVAPSIGQHFQDIAVSQQLAVWQQPHQILWPKLKKASTS is encoded by the coding sequence ATGTATCGAGTCATTGCCGATGAGCGCGACTTTATTGTAATTAATAAGTCCGCCGAAGTGCATTTTCATAGCCAAGATGGCAACGCCGGCGTCGTGGCTCAAGCCGAAGCCGATCTCGGTATCAAGCTCTACGCCGTGCACAGGCTAGATACCATGACGTCTGGGCTGATTATCTTAGCTAAGTCTAGCAGTGCTGCCGCCGAGTTTACCCGCATGTTTTCGGCTCATTTAGTGCAGAAATACTACCTTGCCTTGGCTAAGGGAAAGCCGAAGAAGAAGCAGGGCTGGGTGATTGGCGATATGGCCAAGTCTCGCCGCAGTATGCATAAATTGCTTCGCACTACCGAAAATCCCGCCATTACGCAGTTTTTCTCTCACTCTATCGCAGAGGGGGAGCGCTTGTACCTACTCAAACCTCATAGCGGTAAGACTCATCAACTGAGAGTGGCATTGGCCAGCATCGGCGTGCCTATTTTAGGCGATACCTTGTACGGTGGTTTGAGTGCCGATAGAGGCTATCTGCATGCCTATAGTTTGCATTTTGATTACCTGGGCCAAGAGTACGAATTTACCGTTGCGCCAAGTATCGGCCAACACTTTCAAGATATTGCTGTAAGCCAACAACTTGCAGTTTGGCAACAGCCCCATCAAATACTCTGGCCTAAGCTGAAAAAGGCCAGTACGAGTTAG
- the coaD gene encoding pantetheine-phosphate adenylyltransferase — MHKRAIYPGTFDPVTNGHADLIERAANLFEHVIIGIAANPSKQPRFTLAERVELLKTVTAHLDNVEVVGFSGLLVDFAKDQNASVLVRGLRAVSDFEYEFQLANMNRRLSPDLESVFLTPAEENSFISSTLVKEVALHGGDVSQFVHIEVANALTKKAK; from the coding sequence GTGCATAAGCGAGCCATATATCCAGGAACATTTGACCCTGTTACCAATGGTCATGCCGATCTGATTGAGCGTGCGGCTAATTTATTTGAGCACGTGATTATCGGTATTGCAGCCAATCCTTCCAAGCAGCCAAGATTTACCCTTGCAGAGCGAGTCGAGTTATTGAAAACGGTCACCGCGCACCTCGATAATGTCGAAGTCGTCGGTTTTAGTGGTCTATTGGTTGATTTTGCTAAAGATCAAAATGCCAGCGTCTTGGTTCGAGGCTTACGTGCGGTATCAGATTTCGAATATGAATTTCAGCTAGCCAACATGAATCGTCGTCTGAGTCCTGATCTTGAAAGCGTATTTTTAACGCCAGCGGAAGAGAACTCCTTTATCTCTTCAACCTTAGTTAAAGAGGTGGCGCTTCATGGAGGCGACGTGAGTCAGTTTGTCCATATCGAAGTCGCGAATGCATTAACAAAAAAGGCTAAATAG
- the moaA gene encoding GTP 3',8-cyclase MoaA, with amino-acid sequence MSLIVDTFGRTVEYLRLSVTDRCDFRCVYCMSEDPCFLGREHVLSLEELAWVAQAFTELGVKKIRLTGGEPLVRTDCDQLVKLLGKLPGLEELSMTTNGSRLTRFAQEMHDSGLNRLNISLDTLKPDLFTSLTRNGKVDRVIAGIDAAIAAGFKKIKINAVILRGQNDDEVLDLIEFCRERDLDIAFIEEMPLGVIDERKRSRHCSSKEIQDIITERYPLIQSNRRTGGPARYFTMPGSDIHVGFISPHSNNFCHECNRVRVTVEGKLLLCLGNENSVDLKAIVREFPGDIERLKTAILDGIQHKPKEHHFDPNGETQILRFMNATGG; translated from the coding sequence ATGAGTTTAATCGTTGACACTTTTGGTCGCACGGTAGAATACCTGCGACTATCCGTTACTGATCGCTGCGATTTTCGCTGCGTGTACTGCATGAGTGAAGATCCCTGCTTTTTAGGCCGGGAACATGTACTCAGCCTAGAAGAATTAGCCTGGGTCGCCCAAGCTTTTACCGAACTAGGCGTTAAGAAGATCCGCTTAACAGGAGGTGAGCCGTTAGTGCGCACCGACTGCGATCAGCTAGTTAAGCTATTAGGTAAGTTACCGGGCCTTGAAGAGTTGTCGATGACGACCAACGGTTCTCGCTTAACCCGTTTCGCGCAAGAGATGCATGATTCAGGCTTGAACCGACTCAACATCAGCTTAGATACCTTAAAGCCAGATCTGTTTACCAGTCTTACTCGTAACGGCAAGGTCGACCGCGTTATTGCCGGTATCGACGCCGCCATTGCAGCAGGTTTTAAAAAGATTAAGATCAACGCGGTGATTTTACGTGGCCAAAACGATGATGAAGTCTTAGATTTAATCGAGTTTTGCCGCGAACGCGACTTAGATATCGCCTTTATCGAAGAGATGCCACTAGGCGTGATTGATGAGCGCAAGCGCAGCCGTCACTGCAGCAGTAAAGAAATTCAAGACATCATCACTGAGCGTTACCCGCTAATCCAGTCAAACCGCCGTACAGGTGGCCCAGCGCGTTACTTCACCATGCCCGGCAGCGACATACATGTGGGCTTTATCTCGCCCCACAGCAATAACTTCTGCCACGAATGCAATCGCGTCCGCGTCACGGTAGAGGGCAAACTGTTACTCTGCCTAGGCAACGAAAACTCAGTGGATCTCAAAGCTATTGTCCGCGAATTCCCCGGTGATATCGAAAGGCTAAAAACCGCGATTCTAGACGGCATCCAGCACAAACCCAAAGAGCACCATTTCGACCCAAATGGTGAAACGCAGATCTTGCGCTTTATGAATGCAACGGGTGGCTAA